The following proteins come from a genomic window of Anas platyrhynchos isolate ZD024472 breed Pekin duck chromosome 20, IASCAAS_PekinDuck_T2T, whole genome shotgun sequence:
- the LOC101804602 gene encoding argininosuccinate lyase has translation MASEARGDKLWGGRFSGSTDPIMEKLNSSIAYDQRLSEVDIQGSMAYAKALEKAGILTKTELEKILSGLEKISEEWSKGVFVVKQSDEDIHTANERRLKELIGDIAGKLHTGRSRNDQVVTDLKLFMKNSLSIISTHLLQLIKTLVERAAIEIDVILPGYTHLQKAQPIRWSQFLLSHAVALTRDSERLGEVKKRINVLPLGSGALAGNPLDIDREMLRSELEFASISLNSMDAISERDFVVEFLSFATLLMIHLSKMAEDLIIYSTSEFGFLTLSDAFSTGSSLMPQKKNPDSLELIRSKAGRVFGRLASILMVLKGLPSTYNKDLQEDKEAVFDVVDTLTAVLQVATGVISTLQISKENMEKALTPEMLATDLALYLVRKGVPFRQAHTASGKAVHLAETKGITINKLSLEDLKSISPQFSSDVSQVFNFVNSVEQYTALGGTAKSSVTTQIEQLRELMKKQKEQA, from the exons ATGGCATCTGAGGCGAGG GGAGATAAACTTTGGGGAGGAAGATTCAGTGGAAGCACAGATCCCATCATGGAGAAGCTCAACTCTTCCATTGCCTATGACCAGAGGCTGTCTGAAGTTGATATCCAGGGGAGCATGGCTTATGCCAAAGCTCTGGAGAAGGCTGGGATCCTAACTAAGACTGAGCTGGAGAAGATCCTGAGTGGCCTGGAAAAG ATCTCTGAGGAATGGTCTAAGGGAGTCTTTGTGGTGAAACAGAGCGATGAGGATATCCACACTGCCAACGAACGCAGACTGAAG GAGCTGATTGGTGATATCGCTGGAAAGCTGCACACCGGAAGAAGCAGGAATGATCAG GTTGTGACTGACTTGAAGCTGTTCATGAAGAATTCCCTCTCTATCATCTCCACTCACCTGCTGCAGCTCATCAAGACCCTGGTGGAACGTGCTGCCAT AGAAATTGATGTTATCTTGCCTGGCTACACCCACCTGCAGAAGGCCCAGCCCATCAGATGGAGCCAGTTCTTGCTCAG CCATGCTGTTGCCCTGACCCGTGACTCTGAGCGCCTGGGAGAGGTGAAGAAGAGGATCAACGTCCTGCCCCTGGGAAG CGGTGCTCTGGCTGGCAACCCCCTGGACATTGACAGAGAGATGCTGCGTAGCG AGCTGGAGTTTGCTTCCATCAGCCTGAACAGCATGGATGCCATTAGTGAGAGAGACTTTGTGG TGGAATTCCTCTCCTTTGCCACCCTGCTGATGATCCACCTTAGCAAGATGGCTGAAGATCTCATAATCTACAGCACCAGCGAGTTTGGCTTCCTGACCCTTTCTGATGCCTTCAG CACTGGCAGCAGCCTGATGCCTCAGAAGAAGAACCCTGATAGCCTGGAACTGATCCGCAGCAAGGCTGGACGTGTGTTTGGACGG CTGGCTTCAATTCTCATGGTTCTCAAAGGACTTCCAAGCACCTACAACAAGGACCTGCAG GAGGACAAGGAGGCTGTCTTTGATGTTGTGGACACCCTGACTGCTGTGCTCCAGGTTGCCACTGGGGTGATCTCTACCCTCCAG ATCAGCAAGGAGAACATGGAGAAGGCTCTGACCCCTGAGATGCTGGCTACTGACCTGGCTCTCTACTTGGTTCGCAAAGGA gtGCCGTTCAGACAAGCCCACACTGCTTCGGGGAAGGCCGTCCACCTTGCCGAGACCAAAGGCATCACCATCAATAAACTCAGCCTGGAGGACCTGAAGAGCATCAG cccccagtTCAGCAGCGATGTCTCCCAGGTCTTCAACTTTGTCAACAGCGTGGAGCAATACACTGCCCTGGGCGGTACCGCCAAGAGCAGCGTGACTACCCAGAtcgagcagctgagggagctgatgAAGAAGCAGAAGGAACAAGCTTAG